In the Oceanivirga salmonicida genome, GGTATAGAAGATAATGCACCTACTAAACCTGCACCTTTACCATCAAAAGCATTTTCAATTAAACCTCTTCCAGATTCAACCATGCCATTTACATTATCGGTTCTAACTACACTTATTGTTTTATATGAAGACATCAATACAAAAAACATTAAATATGTAAAACCTTTTTTAAATCCTATTTTTAATTTATAAAAATATGAAAAACTTAAAATTAATAATGTTACTATTAATACATATAACATACTTCCAAATAATAACTGCGTATATGTGTATAATTTATATAATAATTCATTTATAGTTGATTTATTTACTATAAAATGCTCTTCAAATATTGAAATATATATAATTATACTTGAAAAAACTAGCAGTATAATTGCCTTAATTATTTCAAAAAACCTAGTGTTTTCTCTTTCTTTTATTCTTTTTTCCATTTTTGATATTTTCTTCTTCATTTTTAACCCCTAAATACATAATTTTACTACAATATCATACCATAAAAATGAAAAAATTTAAAGTTATAACTTATTTAATTTAAAATAAAAACTACCACATGGTAGTGATAGTTTTATTTTTTTCTATATTGTATATACATTACTGATACAAAATGTGTTATTAACATGTATGCCACTGTTACGACATATAACTTGGTAGAGTTTACATATTTCAATATTTGCAGTGTCAGTGATATTAAACATGCTATAATATCTATTATTATTACTACATATGTTACCCTAGCTGCTAATAAATTCATTTCATTCCAATTCTTAATATTTTTTTTAGAATAAATTGTTCTAAAACCTCCTTTTGGTGGTATAACTTTGTCAGTAGCTGCTTTTTTATAACTTCTATAATAAATTATAAGAGCAATTGGTATAATTAATTGTATTAATGCATTTCTTAATAATTCGTTCATCTTATCTCCTAATTTTTTAAAATATAGCCTGCTCCCCTAATAGTATTAATTAATTTCACACTATTATCTTTATTTATTTTTTTTCTTAAATTATTTATGTAAACATCCACTATATTACTGTTAAATCCATAACCAAAATTCCAAATATTTTGTATAATTTTATCTCTGCTTAATAATTTATTTTTATTTTTCAAAAAATATTCAAGTAATAAAAATTCTTTATTAGTTAATTTAATTTCAATATTGCCACGCTTTACTTCTCTTGTATCTATATTTAAAACTAAATTGTCAATTTTAAAAATATTATCTGTATTATAACTGTATCTATTAATAATTTTTTCTATTGCTTTTATTTTAAAACCTAATTCATCTATTCCTAATTTTTGGTTGTATAAATCATCTATTCCCTGATAATACTTATTAATTCTATTTTCAAATGATAAGTTATTGTATATACCTAATATGTATGCTCTATCATTTGATAATCTAATTTTATTTATAATATCTTTTGAATCTAATAAATAATCTAAATGAAGTATTATCAATTTTGAATTATAATGCAATATTTTTTCTTCATCATTTACACTATCAAATGTATATTTTAGTTTAAAAAACATTTTAGTATATTTTTTTAATATTTTTTCGTCTTTTGTGTATAATAATATTTTCAAACATATACTCCTATTTACTTAATATATTACTCCATTCAGCCACTTTATCTTTAAAGTTATCTAAAAATTCTTCACTCTTAACACCACTTATTACTATTTTATTTATTCTATCTCCTACTGTTAAACTATTAACTGTAATTAAGTCATCAGTGCTTTTTAATGAACCAAATATAGTGTATGAACCATTAAGTCCTGTCATAGGTATTTTTGTTATAAAGAATTGTGAACTACTTGTATTTGGACCTGCATTAGCCATTGCTAACATTCCTTCAGTTGTGAATTTTAAATAACCGTCAAACTCATCTTTAATTGTATAACCTGTTCCACCTGTACCATTACCTAGCGGATCTCCACCTTGTACTACTTCTGCTTCTACTCTATGAAATGATAAGTTATCATAGAAACCATTTTGTGCTAAAAATACGAAGTTAGCAACTGTCTCAGG is a window encoding:
- a CDS encoding response regulator transcription factor, giving the protein MKILLYTKDEKILKKYTKMFFKLKYTFDSVNDEEKILHYNSKLIILHLDYLLDSKDIINKIRLSNDRAYILGIYNNLSFENRINKYYQGIDDLYNQKLGIDELGFKIKAIEKIINRYSYNTDNIFKIDNLVLNIDTREVKRGNIEIKLTNKEFLLLEYFLKNKNKLLSRDKIIQNIWNFGYGFNSNIVDVYINNLRKKINKDNSVKLINTIRGAGYILKN
- a CDS encoding peptidylprolyl isomerase codes for the protein MKKILNLIIILLLAVSCTNLTKKGKEFQKFEAYKLEAQIITNKGDINLFLYPEAAPETVANFVFLAQNGFYDNLSFHRVEAEVVQGGDPLGNGTGGTGYTIKDEFDGYLKFTTEGMLAMANAGPNTSSSQFFITKIPMTGLNGSYTIFGSLKSTDDLITVNSLTVGDRINKIVISGVKSEEFLDNFKDKVAEWSNILSK